From one Bradyrhizobium sp. Ash2021 genomic stretch:
- a CDS encoding oligopeptide/dipeptide ABC transporter ATP-binding protein — protein MMHGTPPAPSDPLLDVKNLVVEYGVGGKIVHAVSGVSLQVARGETLGLVGESGCGKSTLGRAVLQLRQAVSGKVLFDGQDLTAMHGDTLRKMRQRVQLIFQDPIASLNPRRRIGDIIAEPLVIAGVKDPAERSQRVCDALSAVGLDPQLVIGRLPHEFSGGQCQRICIARALVLNPDFVICDEPVSALDVSIRAQILNLLEEMKARYGLTLLFIAHDLAVVKAVSDRVAVMYLGRLCEVGPSEQLFAHPAHPYTALLIEAIPVPDPDVRPAESVAVGEPPSPIAPPSGCRFRTRCPRADARCSSEMPELRAVAPGQFAACHHPLI, from the coding sequence ATGATGCACGGCACCCCGCCAGCCCCGAGCGATCCGCTTCTCGACGTGAAAAATCTCGTCGTCGAATATGGCGTCGGCGGCAAGATCGTCCACGCGGTGTCCGGTGTCAGCCTGCAGGTCGCGCGCGGCGAGACGCTTGGTCTGGTCGGCGAATCCGGCTGCGGCAAATCCACGCTCGGCCGCGCGGTGCTGCAATTGCGCCAGGCGGTGTCGGGGAAGGTGCTGTTCGACGGCCAGGATCTGACGGCGATGCACGGCGACACCTTGCGCAAGATGCGCCAGCGCGTGCAGCTGATTTTTCAGGACCCGATCGCCTCGCTCAATCCGCGGCGCCGGATCGGCGACATCATCGCCGAGCCGTTGGTGATCGCCGGCGTCAAGGATCCGGCCGAACGCAGCCAGCGGGTCTGCGACGCGCTCAGTGCGGTCGGCCTCGATCCCCAGCTTGTGATTGGGCGCCTGCCGCATGAGTTCTCCGGTGGGCAATGCCAGCGCATCTGCATCGCGCGCGCGCTGGTGCTCAATCCGGACTTTGTGATCTGCGACGAGCCGGTCTCGGCGCTCGACGTTTCCATCCGTGCGCAGATCCTCAATCTGCTGGAAGAGATGAAGGCGCGCTACGGGCTGACGCTGCTGTTCATCGCCCACGATCTGGCCGTGGTGAAAGCGGTCAGCGACCGCGTGGCGGTGATGTATCTCGGCCGCCTCTGCGAAGTGGGGCCGTCCGAGCAATTGTTCGCCCATCCGGCGCATCCCTATACCGCGCTGCTGATCGAGGCGATCCCGGTGCCCGATCCGGACGTCCGCCCGGCCGAAAGCGTGGCGGTCGGTGAGCCGCCGTCGCCGATTGCGCCGCCCTCTGGTTGCCGTTTTCGCACCCGCTGCCCCCGCGCGGATGCGCGATGCAGCAGCGAGATGCCGGAACTTCGCGCTGTCGCGCCCGGCCAGTTCGCGGCTTGCCATCATCCGCTGATCTGA